From a region of the Polynucleobacter corsicus genome:
- a CDS encoding efflux RND transporter periplasmic adaptor subunit translates to MSKIELALDKAIASLPKLKNWVLGRLCALWKKTSPYLQLDKLKKLDFTTVKAFTLKYKWRILLVLIILYAGSKTYDYFFPAGKKAGGPQVITSVVAEKKDVPLIIEATGTIISNSIVDIRPMITNTVKTIHVKDGQEVKEGELLFTLDDRNDRANYEKLKALADDAQKQYLRAKELVEKNFISKAGLETSLANAKSAQAAARSAEVQLSFDSIRSPINGRAGIINVFPGSLVQASNVVTTSTNSTATSSVGSMVTITQLNPINVQFVIPEKDIPIILENKKDDAPLKVKVTIGDTGKNTYEGQVLVIDNQVDPLIAAVRVKAQIPNDKLEILPGQFARVSLNASNLKDVIAVPTQAIVIGPTGRLVYVVDKDDKVTAKPVKVPYEYMGTSVITGINSGDRIVVEGKQNLRTGSKVREAKAAKSEKSPADKTTTAEPK, encoded by the coding sequence GTGTCAAAAATTGAATTAGCCCTTGATAAAGCGATCGCTTCGTTGCCAAAGCTCAAAAACTGGGTGCTGGGCCGCCTCTGTGCACTGTGGAAAAAAACTTCTCCATACCTACAACTAGATAAGCTCAAAAAATTAGACTTCACAACCGTTAAAGCATTTACCCTGAAATACAAATGGCGCATTTTGCTTGTGCTGATCATTTTGTATGCTGGGTCTAAAACCTACGACTATTTTTTTCCTGCAGGAAAAAAGGCGGGAGGTCCTCAAGTCATTACTAGCGTAGTAGCAGAGAAAAAAGATGTACCTCTCATTATTGAAGCTACCGGTACGATCATCTCCAATAGCATCGTCGATATTCGCCCAATGATTACGAATACAGTGAAAACCATTCACGTGAAGGATGGGCAAGAAGTCAAAGAAGGTGAACTCCTCTTTACCCTTGATGATCGCAACGACCGCGCTAACTATGAGAAGTTAAAGGCATTAGCGGATGACGCGCAAAAACAATATTTACGCGCTAAGGAGCTGGTAGAAAAAAACTTTATCTCCAAGGCTGGTCTAGAAACCTCCCTTGCCAATGCAAAGTCTGCTCAGGCAGCCGCTAGGTCTGCCGAGGTACAACTCTCCTTTGACTCAATTCGCTCACCGATTAACGGAAGAGCAGGCATCATCAACGTCTTCCCCGGCTCCCTAGTGCAAGCAAGTAATGTCGTAACAACTTCAACAAACTCTACTGCTACCTCAAGCGTAGGTTCGATGGTCACAATCACACAACTTAACCCGATTAATGTTCAGTTTGTCATTCCGGAAAAAGATATTCCCATCATCCTAGAAAATAAAAAAGATGATGCGCCTTTAAAAGTAAAAGTGACTATTGGTGATACCGGAAAAAATACTTATGAAGGTCAAGTTCTGGTGATCGATAACCAAGTTGACCCCTTGATTGCCGCAGTTCGTGTTAAGGCACAAATTCCGAACGATAAGTTGGAAATACTTCCCGGGCAATTTGCACGCGTTTCGCTCAATGCCAGCAACTTAAAAGACGTGATTGCCGTTCCTACTCAAGCCATTGTCATCGGCCCTACTGGGCGTCTAGTATATGTAGTTGATAAGGATGATAAAGTCACCGCAAAGCCGGTGAAAGTACCCTATGAGTACATGGGCACCTCAGTCATTACTGGAATTAATTCTGGCGATCGCATTGTGGTTGAGGGCAAGCAGAATTTACGCACCGGCAGTAAAGTGCGTGAGGCAAAAGCTGCTAAATCAGAGAAGTCCCCCGCTGATAAAACTACTACTGCTGAGCCAAAATGA